From the Streptomyces syringium genome, one window contains:
- the nuoF gene encoding NADH-quinone oxidoreductase subunit NuoF, with protein MTVAAALNETSPEKLLAPVLSAFWDQPESWTLETYRRHDGYQGLRKALAMSPDEVIAYVKDSGLRGRGGAGFPTGMKWQFIPQGDGKPHYLVVNADESEPGTCKDIPLLFANPHSLIEGMLIACYAIRSEHAFIYLRGETVPVLRRLHEAVREARAAGYLGRNILGSGLDLEITVHAGAGAYICGEETALLDSLEGRRGQPRLRPPFPAVAGLYACPTVVNNVESIASVPAILNRGKDWFRSMGSEKSPGFTLYSLSGHVAGPGQYEAPLGITLRQLLEMSGGMRPGHRLKFWTPGGSSTPMFTDEHLDVPLDYEAVGAAGSMLGTKALQCFDETTCVVRAVTRWTEFYAHESCGKCTPCREGTYWLVQLLRDIEAGKGRMADLDKINDIADNINGKSFCALGDGAASPIFSSLKYFREEYERHITGKGCPFDPAASTVWADDTRTSHPEVHA; from the coding sequence ATGACCGTGGCAGCCGCTCTCAACGAAACCAGTCCCGAGAAGCTGCTCGCACCCGTGCTGAGCGCCTTCTGGGACCAGCCGGAGTCCTGGACGCTGGAGACCTACCGGCGCCACGACGGCTACCAGGGCCTGCGCAAGGCACTCGCGATGTCCCCCGACGAAGTGATCGCCTACGTCAAGGACTCCGGGCTGCGCGGCAGGGGCGGCGCGGGCTTCCCGACCGGGATGAAATGGCAGTTCATCCCGCAGGGCGACGGCAAACCGCACTACCTCGTCGTCAACGCGGACGAGTCCGAGCCGGGCACCTGCAAGGACATCCCGCTGCTCTTCGCCAATCCGCACTCCCTCATCGAGGGCATGCTGATCGCCTGTTACGCGATCCGCTCGGAACACGCCTTCATCTATCTGCGCGGCGAGACCGTCCCCGTACTGCGCCGGCTGCACGAGGCCGTGCGCGAGGCCCGCGCGGCGGGCTACCTCGGCCGGAACATCCTGGGCAGCGGACTCGACCTCGAGATCACCGTGCACGCGGGGGCGGGGGCGTACATCTGCGGCGAGGAAACGGCACTCCTCGACTCGCTCGAAGGCCGTCGCGGCCAGCCCCGGCTCCGGCCCCCCTTCCCCGCGGTCGCCGGCCTCTACGCCTGCCCCACCGTGGTGAACAACGTCGAGTCCATCGCCTCGGTTCCCGCGATCCTCAACCGCGGTAAGGACTGGTTCCGTTCGATGGGCAGCGAGAAGTCGCCAGGCTTCACGCTCTACTCCCTCAGCGGCCATGTCGCGGGCCCCGGCCAGTACGAGGCGCCGCTGGGGATCACGCTGCGCCAGCTGCTGGAGATGAGCGGCGGCATGCGCCCCGGCCACCGCCTGAAGTTCTGGACCCCGGGCGGCTCGTCCACCCCGATGTTCACCGACGAGCACCTCGACGTGCCGCTCGACTACGAGGCGGTGGGCGCCGCCGGATCGATGCTCGGCACCAAGGCCCTGCAGTGCTTCGACGAGACGACCTGCGTGGTGCGGGCCGTCACCCGCTGGACCGAGTTCTACGCCCACGAGTCCTGCGGCAAGTGCACACCCTGCCGCGAAGGCACGTACTGGCTGGTGCAGTTGCTCCGCGACATCGAAGCCGGCAAGGGGCGCATGGCCGACCTCGACAAGATCAACGACATCGCCGACAACATCAACGGCAAGTCCTTCTGCGCGCTCGGCGACGGCGCCGCGAGCCCGATCTTCTCCTCGCTGAAGTACTTCCGCGAGGAGTACGAACGGCACATCACCGGCAAGGGCTGCCCCTTCGACCCGGCCGCGTCGACGGTGTGGGCCGACGACACCAGGACGTCGCACCCGGAGGTGCACGCATGA
- the nuoH gene encoding NADH-quinone oxidoreductase subunit NuoH — MFGRDPWWLIALKAVFCFAFVMVTVLLSIVFERKIVAWMQLRIGPNRHGPWGMLQSLADGIKLMLKEDVIVKRADKAVYLLAPVVAAVPAFMAIAVIPFGPAGNEVSIFGQRTTMQLTDLPIAVLYILATASIGIYGIVLAGWSSGSTYPLLGGLRSCAQMISYEIAMGVSFAAVFLYSGSMSTSTIVDAQEDRWYVLLLPVSFLIYIVSMVGETNRAPFDLPESEGDLVGGFNTEYSSIKFAMFMLAEYVNMVTVSAVAVTLFLGGWRAPYPVSAFWEGANHGWWPMLWFVIKLQLLLFFFIWLRGTLPRLRYDQFMKLGWKVLIPVSMVWLMLVATVRALRNERYDFQEIVLYVGGAVVAILLVSFVFDIFRDRGGQRDGADGVPAEPGPGFDPMAGGFPVPPLPGQTLPPVPRRRSRQDRELIVSGGVDTLSDDSRDGKEAGGAC, encoded by the coding sequence ATGTTCGGCCGGGACCCCTGGTGGCTGATCGCCCTCAAGGCGGTCTTCTGCTTCGCGTTCGTCATGGTGACCGTGCTGCTCTCGATCGTCTTCGAGCGCAAGATCGTCGCCTGGATGCAGTTGCGCATCGGCCCCAACCGGCACGGCCCCTGGGGCATGCTGCAGTCCCTCGCGGACGGCATCAAGCTGATGCTCAAAGAGGACGTGATCGTCAAGCGCGCCGACAAGGCGGTCTATCTCCTCGCCCCGGTCGTCGCCGCCGTCCCGGCCTTCATGGCGATCGCGGTGATCCCCTTCGGCCCGGCCGGCAACGAGGTCTCCATCTTCGGCCAGCGCACGACGATGCAGCTCACCGATCTGCCGATCGCGGTGCTCTACATCCTGGCCACCGCCTCCATCGGCATCTACGGCATCGTCCTCGCGGGCTGGTCCTCCGGCTCGACCTATCCGCTGCTCGGCGGGCTGCGCTCCTGCGCGCAGATGATCTCCTACGAGATCGCGATGGGCGTCTCCTTCGCCGCCGTCTTCCTCTACTCCGGTTCCATGTCGACGTCGACGATCGTCGACGCGCAGGAGGACCGCTGGTATGTGCTGCTGCTGCCGGTGTCCTTCCTGATCTACATCGTGTCGATGGTCGGCGAGACCAACCGGGCGCCGTTCGACCTGCCCGAGTCCGAGGGCGACCTGGTCGGCGGCTTCAACACCGAGTACTCGTCGATCAAGTTCGCGATGTTCATGCTGGCCGAGTACGTCAACATGGTCACGGTCTCGGCGGTCGCGGTGACGCTCTTCCTGGGCGGCTGGCGGGCCCCGTACCCGGTCTCGGCGTTCTGGGAGGGCGCGAACCACGGCTGGTGGCCGATGCTCTGGTTCGTCATCAAGCTCCAGCTGCTGCTGTTCTTCTTCATCTGGCTGCGCGGCACGCTGCCGCGGCTGCGCTACGACCAGTTCATGAAGCTGGGGTGGAAGGTCCTCATCCCCGTCTCGATGGTCTGGCTGATGCTCGTCGCCACGGTGCGGGCGCTGCGCAACGAGCGGTACGACTTCCAGGAGATCGTGCTCTACGTCGGCGGCGCGGTCGTCGCGATCCTGCTGGTCTCCTTCGTGTTCGACATCTTCCGCGACCGCGGCGGGCAGCGGGACGGCGCCGACGGCGTGCCCGCCGAGCCGGGGCCCGGCTTCGACCCGATGGCGGGCGGCTTCCCCGTGCCGCCGCTGCCCGGGCAGACCCTGCCGCCGGTGCCCCGCCGGCGGTCGCGCCAGGACCGCGAGCTGATTGTCAGTGGTGGCGTCGATACTCTCAGTGACGACTCCCGTGACGGAAAGGAGGCCGGTGGTGCCTGCTGA
- the nuoK gene encoding NADH-quinone oxidoreductase subunit NuoK, with protein sequence MSPVNYLYLAALLFTIGAAGVLIRRNAIVVFMCVELMLNACNLAFVAFSRMHGNLDGQIIAFFTMVVAAAEVVVGLAIIMTIFRSRHSASVDDASLLKL encoded by the coding sequence GTGAGCCCGGTCAACTACCTCTATCTGGCGGCGCTGTTGTTCACCATCGGAGCGGCCGGCGTGCTGATCCGGCGGAACGCGATCGTCGTCTTCATGTGCGTCGAGCTGATGCTGAACGCCTGCAATCTGGCGTTCGTCGCCTTCTCCCGGATGCACGGCAATCTCGACGGCCAGATCATCGCCTTCTTCACGATGGTCGTGGCCGCCGCCGAAGTCGTCGTCGGCCTGGCGATCATCATGACGATCTTCCGCTCCCGCCACTCGGCCTCGGTCGACGACGCCAGCCTGCTGAAGCTGTAA
- a CDS encoding NADH-quinone oxidoreductase subunit J, whose product MSAGTIAFAAASATSTGEAVQFWVLGTVAVLGALATVLMKKAVHSALSLAATMIILAVFYLANGAYFLGIVQIVVYTGAIMMLFLFVVMLVGVTAADSLKETIRGQRWLAACCGLGFGILLIAGLGNASLRQFNGLGQANSGGNVQGLAALIFTKYVFAFELTGALLITAAVGAMVLTHRERAERAATQRELSEARVREGKQLPPLPAPGVYARHNAVDIPGLLPDGTPSELTVSPTLRARGQIRDVSGQALAELAALEQRSGDWVERGHSEDTKGAAK is encoded by the coding sequence ATGAGTGCCGGTACGATCGCCTTCGCCGCCGCGTCCGCCACCTCCACGGGTGAGGCGGTCCAGTTCTGGGTGCTGGGCACCGTCGCCGTGCTCGGCGCGCTCGCCACCGTGTTGATGAAGAAGGCCGTGCACAGCGCCCTGTCGCTGGCCGCCACCATGATCATCCTGGCGGTCTTCTACCTCGCCAACGGCGCGTACTTCCTCGGCATCGTCCAGATCGTCGTCTACACCGGCGCGATCATGATGCTGTTCCTCTTCGTCGTCATGCTGGTCGGCGTCACCGCCGCCGACTCCCTCAAGGAGACCATCAGGGGACAGCGCTGGCTCGCCGCCTGCTGCGGGCTGGGCTTCGGCATCCTGCTCATCGCCGGCCTCGGCAATGCCTCGCTCCGCCAGTTCAACGGACTCGGCCAGGCCAACTCCGGTGGCAACGTCCAGGGCCTCGCCGCCCTCATCTTCACCAAGTACGTCTTCGCCTTCGAGCTCACCGGCGCCCTGCTGATCACCGCCGCCGTCGGCGCGATGGTGCTCACCCACCGCGAGCGCGCCGAGCGTGCCGCGACCCAGCGCGAGCTGTCCGAGGCGCGCGTCCGGGAAGGCAAGCAGCTGCCGCCGCTGCCCGCACCCGGCGTCTACGCCCGGCACAACGCCGTGGACATCCCCGGCCTGCTGCCCGACGGCACGCCCTCCGAGCTCACCGTCAGCCCGACGCTCCGCGCCCGGGGCCAGATCCGTGACGTATCCGGCCAGGCGCTCGCCGAGCTGGCGGCCCTGGAGCAGCGCTCCGGGGACTGGGTGGAGCGCGGCCACAGCGAGGACACGAAGGGGGCCGCGAAGTGA
- the nuoI gene encoding NADH-quinone oxidoreductase subunit NuoI translates to MPAEPSRGDTPRTPFQNPVAGFGVTFKAMFKKRLTEQYPEEKKLTAPRFHGRHQLNRHPDGLEKCVGCELCAWACPADAIYVEGADNTDEERYSPGERYGRVYQINYLRCILCGLCVEACPTRALTMTNDYELANTTRASLIYTKEELLAGLDDRMVDTPHAIFPGMTEQDYYRGLVTGAAPGTVQQTAVSKGAAPQEGASDFGPEEPASRKVAGK, encoded by the coding sequence GTGCCTGCTGAGCCCTCCCGGGGGGACACCCCCCGGACCCCCTTCCAGAACCCCGTGGCCGGCTTCGGCGTGACCTTCAAGGCCATGTTCAAGAAGCGGCTCACCGAGCAGTACCCGGAGGAGAAAAAGCTCACCGCCCCCCGCTTCCACGGCCGTCACCAGCTCAACCGCCACCCCGACGGCCTGGAGAAGTGCGTCGGCTGCGAGCTGTGCGCGTGGGCCTGCCCGGCGGACGCGATCTATGTGGAGGGTGCGGACAACACCGACGAGGAGCGCTACTCCCCGGGTGAGCGCTACGGCCGCGTCTACCAGATCAATTACCTGCGCTGCATCCTCTGCGGCCTGTGCGTCGAGGCGTGCCCCACCCGGGCACTGACGATGACCAACGACTACGAGCTGGCCAACACCACTCGCGCCTCCCTCATCTACACCAAGGAGGAGCTGCTGGCGGGGCTCGACGACCGGATGGTCGACACCCCGCACGCGATCTTCCCCGGGATGACCGAGCAGGACTACTACCGCGGTCTGGTGACCGGCGCCGCACCCGGAACGGTCCAGCAGACCGCCGTCTCCAAGGGGGCCGCGCCGCAGGAGGGTGCCTCCGACTTCGGCCCCGAGGAGCCCGCCTCACGGAAGGTGGCCGGGAAATGA
- the nuoL gene encoding NADH-quinone oxidoreductase subunit L: protein MENLIGLLVAAPLLGAALLLCGGRRLDKSGHWIGTLLAAVSFAIGVVLFADMLGRDGERRALHTTVFSWVPVGGFRADVGFQLDQLSMTFVLLITGVGTLIHLYSVGYMEHDEKRRRFFGYLNLFLAAMLLLVVADNYLLLYVGWEGVGLASFLLIGFWQHKPSAATAAKKAFIVNRVGDVGLSIAIMLMFTTFGTFAFGPVLESAGDAGQGKLTAVALMLLLAACGKSAQVPLQSWLGDAMEGPTPVSALIHAATMVTAGVYLITRSGAIFNGAPDAQLAVVTVGAVTLLFGAIVGCAKDDIKKALAGSTMSQIGYMILAAGLGPIGYVFAIMHLVTHGFFKAGLFLGAGSVMHGMNGEVDMRRYGGLRKYMPVTFVTFGLGYLAIIGFPGLSGFFSKDKIIEAAFAKGGTEGWILGGVALLGAAITAYYMTRVMIMTFFGDKRWQPAPSAQEPGAEPAAGTEGAGELPHPHESPRTMTIPMVVLAFGSVFAGGLFSLNDAFLKWLEPVTGHAHGNSPVSALTVTAATVVVLVVGVTLAWFQYGRGPVPVTAPRGSLLTRAARRDLLQDDFNHVVLVRGGEHLTRSLVYVDHSLVDGVVNGTAASVGGLSGRMRKLQNGYARSYAVSMFGGAAVLIVATLLMRAV from the coding sequence GTGGAGAACCTCATCGGATTGCTCGTCGCGGCACCGCTGCTGGGCGCGGCCCTGCTGCTGTGCGGCGGGCGGCGGCTGGACAAGAGCGGCCATTGGATCGGCACCCTGCTCGCGGCCGTGTCGTTCGCCATCGGCGTGGTGCTCTTCGCCGACATGCTGGGCCGTGACGGCGAGCGGCGCGCCCTGCACACCACGGTGTTCAGCTGGGTGCCGGTCGGCGGCTTCCGGGCGGACGTCGGCTTCCAGCTCGACCAGCTGTCGATGACCTTCGTCCTGCTGATCACGGGCGTGGGCACGCTGATCCACCTCTACTCGGTCGGCTATATGGAGCACGACGAGAAGCGGCGGCGCTTCTTCGGCTATCTGAACCTGTTCCTCGCCGCGATGCTGTTGCTCGTCGTCGCCGACAACTACCTGCTGCTGTACGTGGGCTGGGAGGGCGTCGGCCTCGCCTCGTTCCTGCTGATCGGCTTCTGGCAGCACAAGCCCAGCGCGGCCACCGCCGCGAAGAAGGCGTTCATCGTCAACCGTGTCGGTGACGTCGGCCTCTCGATCGCGATCATGCTGATGTTCACCACCTTCGGCACCTTCGCCTTCGGGCCGGTCCTGGAGAGCGCGGGCGACGCGGGGCAGGGCAAGCTGACGGCCGTCGCGCTGATGCTGCTCCTCGCCGCCTGCGGAAAGTCCGCCCAGGTGCCGCTGCAGTCCTGGCTCGGTGACGCGATGGAGGGCCCGACCCCGGTCTCGGCCCTCATCCACGCGGCGACGATGGTGACCGCCGGGGTGTATCTGATCACCCGCTCCGGGGCGATCTTCAACGGCGCTCCGGACGCCCAGTTGGCGGTCGTCACGGTCGGCGCGGTCACGCTGCTCTTCGGTGCGATCGTCGGTTGCGCGAAGGACGACATCAAGAAGGCCCTGGCCGGCTCGACCATGTCCCAGATCGGGTACATGATCCTCGCAGCCGGGCTCGGCCCGATCGGCTATGTCTTCGCCATCATGCACCTGGTGACCCACGGCTTCTTCAAGGCCGGCCTCTTCCTCGGGGCGGGATCGGTCATGCACGGCATGAACGGCGAGGTCGACATGCGGCGTTACGGCGGCCTGCGGAAGTACATGCCGGTCACGTTCGTCACCTTCGGCCTCGGCTATCTCGCCATCATCGGCTTCCCCGGTCTGTCCGGCTTCTTCTCCAAGGACAAGATCATCGAGGCCGCCTTCGCCAAGGGCGGCACGGAGGGCTGGATCCTCGGCGGGGTGGCACTGCTCGGCGCGGCCATCACGGCGTACTACATGACCCGGGTCATGATCATGACCTTCTTCGGTGACAAGCGCTGGCAGCCGGCCCCGTCCGCGCAGGAGCCCGGTGCTGAGCCGGCCGCGGGGACGGAAGGGGCCGGGGAGCTGCCCCACCCGCACGAGTCGCCGCGGACGATGACGATCCCCATGGTCGTGCTGGCCTTCGGATCGGTCTTCGCCGGCGGGCTGTTCAGCCTCAACGACGCCTTCCTGAAGTGGCTGGAGCCCGTCACCGGTCACGCGCACGGGAATTCGCCGGTCAGTGCCCTGACGGTGACGGCCGCGACCGTGGTGGTGCTCGTCGTCGGCGTCACGCTCGCCTGGTTCCAGTACGGGCGCGGTCCCGTTCCGGTCACCGCGCCGCGCGGCAGCCTGCTGACCCGGGCCGCCCGCCGCGATCTGCTCCAGGACGACTTCAACCACGTGGTGCTGGTCCGCGGCGGCGAGCACCTCACCCGCAGCCTGGTCTACGTCGACCACAGCCTGGTCGACGGCGTCGTCAACGGCACCGCCGCCTCCGTCGGCGGGCTCTCGGGCCGGATGCGCAAGCTGCAGAACGGTTACGCGCGCAGTTACGCGGTCTCGATGTTCGGCGGTGCGGCGGTGCTCATCGTCGCCACCCTGCTGATGAGGGCGGTCTGA
- a CDS encoding NADH-quinone oxidoreductase subunit G produces the protein MTVTTSAPSGGEAAPPPDDLVSVTIDGIALSVPKGTLVIRAAELLGIEIPRFCDHPLLDPAGACRQCIVEVEGQRKPMASCTITCTDGMVVRTQLTSPVAEKAQRGVMELLLINHPLDCPVCDKGGECPLQNQAMSAGQSDTRFEGPKRTFEKPVPLSPQVLLDRERCVLCARCTRFSEQIAGDPMIELLERGALQQVGTGEGDPFESYFSGNTIQICPVGALTSAAYRFRARPFDLVSSPTVCEHCAGGCATRTDHRRGKVMRRLAADDPEVNEEWVCDKGRFAFRYAQRPDRLTHPLVRNADGVLEPASWPEALDAAARGLSAARGRAGVLTGGRLTVEDAYAYAKFARVALDTHDIDFRARVHSAEEADFLAARIAGRGRDIDGGGLTYAALEKAPAVLLVGFEAEEEAPGVFLRLRKAHRKHGQRLFALATHATRGLVKAGGTLLPAAPGTETEWLRALADTTGLSGGLDTGGRAAADALRAPGSVIVVGERTAAVPGALTAAVAAATTTGASLVWIPRRAGERGALEAGALPGLLPGGRPATDPRAREETAVAWGTGELPRSPGRDTGQIIEAAATGELGALVVAGVEVADLPDPARARTALDAIGFLVSLEQRPSEVTDRADVVLPVAAVAEKSGTFLNWEGRARPFELAIKPDQVTRRHLMPDIRVLHMLADAMGAALALPDVPAARAEMARLGTWTGAHAADPAESARPLPAPRPGEAVLAGHRLLLDEGRLQDGDEALAGTRHAALARLSAATAAEAGVRDGQPLAVTGPAGTVRLPLAVTAMPDRVVWLPLNSVGGSVADAVGASPGALVRIGPDTSGADTAGTGAREVRL, from the coding sequence ATGACCGTCACCACGTCCGCCCCCTCCGGAGGAGAGGCGGCACCGCCGCCGGACGATCTCGTCTCCGTCACCATCGACGGCATCGCCCTCTCCGTGCCCAAGGGCACGCTCGTCATCCGGGCCGCCGAGCTGCTCGGCATCGAGATCCCCCGGTTCTGCGACCACCCGCTGCTCGACCCGGCCGGCGCCTGCCGCCAGTGCATCGTCGAGGTCGAGGGCCAGCGCAAGCCGATGGCGTCCTGCACCATCACCTGCACCGACGGCATGGTGGTCAGGACCCAGCTCACCTCGCCCGTCGCCGAGAAGGCCCAGCGCGGGGTGATGGAGCTGCTGCTCATCAACCACCCGCTCGACTGCCCCGTCTGCGACAAGGGCGGCGAGTGCCCCCTGCAGAACCAGGCGATGTCCGCCGGGCAGTCCGACACCCGCTTCGAGGGCCCCAAGCGCACGTTCGAGAAGCCGGTGCCGCTCTCCCCCCAGGTGCTGCTGGACCGCGAGCGCTGCGTGCTGTGCGCGCGCTGCACCCGCTTCTCCGAGCAGATCGCGGGCGACCCGATGATCGAGCTCCTGGAGCGCGGCGCGCTCCAGCAGGTCGGCACGGGCGAGGGCGACCCCTTCGAGTCGTACTTCTCGGGCAACACCATCCAGATCTGCCCGGTGGGGGCGCTCACTTCGGCGGCGTACCGCTTCCGCGCCCGGCCCTTCGACCTGGTCTCCTCGCCGACGGTCTGCGAGCACTGCGCGGGCGGCTGCGCGACGCGCACGGACCACCGGCGCGGCAAGGTCATGCGCCGCCTCGCCGCCGACGACCCCGAGGTCAACGAGGAATGGGTGTGCGACAAGGGCCGCTTCGCGTTCCGCTACGCGCAGCGGCCGGACCGGCTGACGCACCCGCTCGTGCGGAACGCCGACGGCGTACTGGAGCCGGCGAGCTGGCCCGAGGCGCTCGACGCCGCGGCCCGCGGGCTGTCCGCCGCGCGCGGCCGGGCCGGGGTGCTCACGGGCGGACGGCTGACGGTCGAGGACGCCTACGCCTACGCCAAGTTCGCCCGCGTCGCCCTCGACACCCATGACATCGACTTCCGCGCCCGCGTGCACAGCGCGGAAGAGGCCGACTTCCTCGCGGCCCGGATCGCCGGCCGCGGCCGGGACATCGACGGCGGCGGGCTGACGTACGCGGCGCTGGAGAAGGCCCCGGCGGTGCTGCTCGTCGGATTCGAGGCGGAGGAGGAGGCGCCCGGGGTGTTCCTGCGGCTGCGCAAGGCGCACCGCAAGCACGGGCAGCGCCTCTTCGCCCTCGCCACGCACGCCACGCGCGGGCTGGTGAAGGCCGGCGGCACGCTGCTGCCCGCCGCCCCCGGCACCGAGACCGAGTGGCTGCGGGCGCTGGCGGACACCACCGGTCTCTCCGGCGGGCTCGACACGGGTGGCCGGGCCGCGGCCGACGCGCTGCGCGCCCCCGGCTCGGTGATCGTCGTGGGGGAGCGGACGGCGGCCGTGCCGGGCGCCCTGACCGCCGCCGTGGCGGCCGCCACGACGACGGGGGCGAGCCTGGTGTGGATCCCGCGCCGGGCGGGCGAGCGGGGCGCGCTGGAGGCGGGCGCCCTGCCGGGCCTGCTGCCGGGCGGCCGTCCGGCCACCGACCCGCGCGCGCGGGAGGAGACGGCCGTCGCGTGGGGCACGGGTGAACTGCCCCGCAGCCCCGGCCGGGACACCGGCCAGATCATCGAGGCGGCCGCCACGGGCGAGCTGGGTGCCCTGGTGGTGGCCGGGGTGGAGGTCGCGGACCTGCCCGACCCGGCACGCGCGCGTACCGCGCTGGACGCCATCGGCTTCCTCGTCAGCCTGGAACAGCGGCCGAGCGAGGTGACGGACCGGGCGGACGTGGTGCTGCCGGTCGCCGCGGTGGCGGAGAAGTCGGGCACGTTCCTCAACTGGGAGGGCCGGGCCCGCCCGTTCGAGCTCGCGATCAAACCGGACCAGGTGACGCGGCGCCATCTCATGCCGGACATCCGGGTGCTGCACATGCTCGCGGACGCCATGGGCGCGGCCCTCGCGCTGCCGGACGTCCCGGCCGCACGGGCGGAAATGGCCCGGCTCGGCACCTGGACCGGCGCGCACGCGGCGGACCCGGCCGAGTCCGCCCGCCCGCTGCCCGCCCCCCGGCCCGGCGAAGCGGTCCTCGCGGGCCACCGGCTGCTGCTCGACGAGGGACGGCTGCAGGACGGCGACGAAGCCCTCGCCGGCACCCGGCACGCGGCGCTCGCCCGGCTCTCCGCCGCCACGGCGGCGGAGGCGGGGGTGCGCGACGGCCAGCCGCTGGCGGTGACCGGCCCGGCCGGGACGGTGCGGCTGCCGCTCGCCGTCACGGCCATGCCGGACCGGGTGGTGTGGCTGCCGCTGAACTCCGTCGGCGGCTCGGTCGCCGACGCGGTGGGCGCGAGCCCGGGCGCGCTCGTACGGATCGGCCCGGACACCTCCGGGGCGGATACGGCCGGCACCGGTGCGCGGGAGGTCCGGCTGTGA
- the nuoE gene encoding NADH-quinone oxidoreductase subunit NuoE, translated as MPQLPAPDYPAEVRARLDADAKEVIARYPDSRSALLPLLHLVQAEEGHVTRTGVRFCAEQLGLTTAEVTAVSTFYTMYRRRPSGDYQVGVCTNTLCAVLGGDAIFDALKEHLGVGNEETTPDGKVTLEHIECNAACDFAPVVMVNWEFFDNQTVESAKRLVDDLRAGRTVAPTRGAPLCTYQETARILAGFPDERPGAVEATGGAGHASLAGLRLARGESGPARVGPPRGGVPQQDTPQHHDEQPPQRHPSSHDAPQKTSDSDPDFPAGPIAEEGEG; from the coding sequence ATGCCGCAGCTCCCCGCCCCCGACTACCCCGCCGAGGTCCGCGCCCGGCTCGACGCGGACGCGAAGGAGGTGATCGCCCGCTACCCCGACAGCCGCAGTGCGCTGCTGCCGCTGCTGCACCTCGTACAGGCCGAGGAGGGGCACGTCACCCGCACCGGTGTCCGCTTCTGCGCCGAGCAGCTCGGCCTGACCACCGCCGAGGTCACCGCGGTCTCGACCTTCTACACCATGTACCGCCGCCGGCCCAGTGGCGATTACCAGGTGGGGGTCTGCACCAACACCCTGTGCGCGGTGCTCGGCGGCGACGCCATCTTCGACGCGCTGAAAGAGCACCTGGGCGTCGGCAACGAGGAGACGACCCCCGACGGCAAGGTCACCCTCGAACACATCGAGTGCAACGCGGCCTGCGACTTCGCGCCCGTCGTGATGGTCAACTGGGAGTTCTTCGACAACCAGACCGTCGAGAGCGCCAAGCGGCTCGTCGACGACCTGCGGGCGGGACGCACCGTCGCGCCCACACGCGGCGCGCCCCTGTGCACCTACCAGGAGACGGCCCGCATCCTGGCCGGCTTCCCCGACGAGCGGCCGGGCGCCGTCGAGGCGACCGGTGGTGCCGGGCACGCCTCGCTGGCGGGGCTCCGGCTGGCCCGGGGCGAGAGCGGCCCGGCCCGGGTCGGCCCCCCGCGCGGCGGCGTACCGCAGCAGGACACCCCGCAGCATCACGACGAACAGCCGCCCCAGCGGCACCCCAGCTCGCACGACGCACCCCAGAAGACGTCCGACTCCGACCCGGACTTCCCGGCCGGGCCGATCGCCGAGGAGGGGGAGGGATGA